A single region of the Populus nigra chromosome 2, ddPopNigr1.1, whole genome shotgun sequence genome encodes:
- the LOC133682236 gene encoding uncharacterized protein LOC133682236 — protein sequence MDESGEKGETPNKRLDTTEIYQKALDDLVNVNSLFTIAVFVGLSLAHPGQRSLEDRTECDADPDVAKRLVVFEVISFAFFLLSSLVAKTLKVHLNVYRQKNPRTIKLKIIRGSMLLLSAWGSIFGCVFLTMSMVDVIQIKVGKLSCGSVYAFRAAGSLIAIVLLALGIYVPFMMHAIYFSMTHRE from the exons ATGGATGA GTCTGGAGAAAAAGGAGAAACACCAAATAAAAGGCTTGACACCACAGAAATCTACCAAAAAGCGTTGGACGACCTTGTCAATGTGAACTCTCTCTTCACAATAGCTGTGTTTGTGGGCTTATCCCTAGCACACCCTGGCCAGCGCAGCCTCGAAGACCGCACCGAGTGTGACGCGGACCCAGACGTAGCCAAACGTCTTGTCGTGTTCGAAGTCATATCCTTTGCATTCTTCCTCTTGTCCAGCCTTGTAGCCAAGACCCTAAAGGTCCATCTCAACGTATACCGCCAAAAAAACCCCAGGACAATTAAACTCAAGATTATTAGAGGCAGCATGTTGTTACTGTCAGCATGGGGATCGATCTTTGGGTGTGTATTCTTGACGATGTCAATGGTAGATGTGATACAAATAAAGGTAGGGAAACTGTCATGTGGGAGTGTTTACGCTTTTCGTGCTGCAGGATCGCTTATTGCTATAGTTCTACTGGCATTAGGCATTTACGTGCCCTTTATGATGCATGCTATATATTTCTCCATGACACATAGGGAgtga